The Panicum virgatum strain AP13 chromosome 5K, P.virgatum_v5, whole genome shotgun sequence genome has a window encoding:
- the LOC120706569 gene encoding pentatricopeptide repeat-containing protein At1g80270, mitochondrial-like, which yields MWALRRAGNPLRIRAQQVVSARGCASLEVLLNADAKDVEEHHEGNCQKACCRRNPKLPAFLLSFSSSHFTLSRSFSSQAGANSGNKDDALEDGFSDLEVPPEADTKDAGLTSEDSSDEDATDEVGLPDVDADAKSEKRGSILLKVLIEAPRHEVTKAVEKWANDGNTLDRAELYFVLLSLRKRRWFDKALRLLEWVEQSKLFEFGERDYASCVDLMAKVYGLHKAEQYIEKIPAPHRGEIVYRTLLANCVHESNVNKAEQVFNKMKDLGLPITVFSFNQLVLLYKRVDKKKIADVLAMMEKENVKPSLFSYKLLIDAKGSARDIEGMEKVVEQMETEGIEPDLMFQATIARHYIFDGQREKAEALLESMEGDDINTNRAACKILLPLYGFLGKNHDVERIWNVCKDNPRLEECLSAIEAFGRLGNVEKAEKVFEDMFVRWKTLSSKYYNAMLRMYANQNLLDKGKELLKRMDENNVKFGNTTLDSLVKLYVDAGEVEKAESLLHKLSLKNRIRPQYTTYLMLLDSYSKKGDIHNSERVFNRLRQIGYSGRVKQYQLLLQAYLNAKAPAYGFRERMKADNIFPNNVVATLITATDPFAKKKSISDLLD from the exons ATGTGggccctccgccgcgccggcaaCCCCCTCAG GATCCGTGCCCAACAAGTTGTGAGTGCCCGTGGTTGCGCTAGTCTTGAGGTTCTGCTAAATGCAGATGCAAAGGATGTAGAGGAGCATCATGAGGGTAATTGTCAGAAAGCTTGCTGCCGTCGTAACCCAAAGTTGCCAGCCTTCCTGTTGTCATTTTCTTCAAGCCATTTCACTTTGAGTAGGAGTTTCTCCTCTCAGGCAGGTGCAAATTCTGGCAACAAAGATGATGCTTTGGAGGATGGGTTTTCTGATCTGGAGGTCCCACCAGAAGCTGATACAAAGGATGCTGGGTTGACATCTGAAGATAGTTCTGATGAGGATGCTACTGATGAAGTTGGCTTGCCTGATGTGGATGCTGATGCAAAATCTGAGAAGAGGGGCTCCATCCTCCTTAAAGTTTTGATTGAAGCTCCGAGGCATGAAGTCACTAAAGCAGTTGAAAAATGGGCTAATGATGGCAATACACTTGATAGGGCTGAACTCTATTTCGTTCTTCTTAGCCTTCGAAAGCGGAGGTGGTTCGACAAAGCCTTGCGG CTCTTGGAATGGGTTGAACAATCCAAACTGTTCGAATTTGGAGAGCGTGATTACGCTTCATGCGTTGATTTGATGGCTAAGGTTTATGGTCTTCACAAAGCAGAACAATATATTGAAAAAATTCCTGCACCTCATAGGGGTGAGATAGTGTACAGAACACTATTGGCCAATTGTGTTCATGAATCAAATGTCAACAAAGCAGAGCAAGTCTTCAATAAGATGAAGGATCTTGGATTGCCAATTACAGTATTTTCTTTCAACCAGCTTGTGCTCCTTTACAAAAGGGTTGACAAGAAGAAGATTGCTGATGTTCTCGCCATGATGGAGAAGGAGAATGTGAAACCATCTCTCTTTTCTTACAAGCTCCTTATAGACGCCAAGGGATCGGCTAGAGATATAGAAGGTATGGAAAAGGTTGTTGAACAAATGGAAACAGAAGGTATTGAGCCAGATCTTATGTTTCAAGCTACAATTGCAAGGCACTACATTTTTGATGGCCAGCGAGAGAAAGCAGAGGCGCTTTTGGAGTCAATGGAAGGTGATGATATCAACACAAATCGTGCTGCTTGCAAGATTCTGTTACCTTTATATGGTTTTCTTGGCAAGAATCATGATGTGGAAAGGATTTGGAATGTCTGCAAGGATAATCCTAGGCTAGAGGAGTGTCTTTCTGCTATAGAGGCCTTTGGTAGGCTTGGTAATGTTGAAAAGGCAGAGAAAGTTTTTGAGGATATGTTTGTGAGATGGAAAACACTCTCTTCCAAATACTACAATGCTATGCTAAGGATGTATGCCAATCAGAATCTCCTTGACAAGGGCAAGGAGTTGTTAAAGCGGATGGATGAGAACAATGTTAAATTTGGAAACACAACTTTGGATTCGCTTGTGAAGCTATATGTCGACGCAGGAGAAGTGGAGAAAGCTGAGTCCCTGTTGCACAAGTTATCTCTGAAGAATAGGATCAGGCCTCAGTACACCACATACCTGATGCTGCTTGATAGTTACTCGAAGAAAGGAGACATCCACAACTCAGAGAGAGTGTTCAACAGGCTGCGGCAGATTGGCTACTCTGGGAGGGTCAAGCAGTACCAGTTGCTGCTCCAGGCATATCTAAATGCAAAGGCCCCAGCTTATGGGTTCAGAGAGAGGATGAAGGCTGACAACATTTTCCCCAACAATGTTGTGGCAACTTTGATTACTGCTACTGATCCATTCGCCAAGAAGAAATCCATATCTGACTTGCTGGATTAA